Proteins encoded by one window of Enterobacter hormaechei subsp. xiangfangensis:
- a CDS encoding glycoside hydrolase family 3 N-terminal domain-containing protein, with translation MTAIYKDAGRPVHERVADLLARMTPEEKFAQMHAYWLILDEHGNHRERSDLSDEFAGVSEQASLNERLKLGVGQITRPLGTHIVNAKTGVRAANRLQRMMMEETRLGIPALFHEECLVGLLCKDATLFPSSLNYGSTWDPALVQRAAEQIGKEARSVGCQQGLAPVLDVSRDVRWGRTEETFGEDPWLVGVMATAYVKGLQGDKRDLLATLKHYVGHSFSEGARNHAPVHLGFSELNDTFLLPFEMAVKLANAGSVMPAYHDIDNQPGHSDHFLLTTVLREQWGFDGIIVADYGGVSLLHQHHGISHDPAESAALAFNAGLDVELPKDDCARHLAEAVERGLISMAKVDEIVARVLSEKFRLGLFEKPYADEDGIDLQSEATRQVAREVATKSITLLENNGILPLGGKPRVAVVGPTADDPLALLSGYSFPVHLIISDMVEETSQVTTPRAALEQYLGASLIRYAKGCHIIEKRMAGAPVFPGDSGGKPIQQSPVSQRMDLIPDAVSAAKESDVVIACVGDLAGLFQSGTVGEGSDTDSLNLPGVQQQLLEALVATGKPVIVVMTGGRPYNLQGLEEKVAALMMAWAPGQEGGWAIADVLTGRAEPQGRLVVSVPKNAGAMPYYYNHKLKSGGTPFAFHFGALYPFGYGLGWTQFRWGAARLAESRVPIDGEVALSVDITNTGERSGSEVVQVYVRDKVATQVRPLQELKAFQRVTLSPGETATLTFTLPVEMFNFTRRDGKRIVEPGEFELQVGASSADIRAVVNVQVSGKTRVLAGDWRMLSRCDITLA, from the coding sequence ATGACTGCGATCTACAAGGACGCGGGACGTCCCGTACACGAGCGTGTCGCTGATTTACTGGCGCGTATGACGCCGGAAGAGAAATTTGCCCAGATGCACGCGTACTGGCTGATCCTCGATGAACACGGCAACCACCGCGAGCGCAGCGATCTGAGCGATGAATTCGCTGGCGTGAGCGAACAGGCGTCCCTCAACGAAAGGCTGAAGCTCGGCGTCGGGCAGATCACCCGTCCGCTCGGCACGCACATTGTTAATGCAAAAACCGGCGTGCGTGCCGCCAACCGCCTGCAACGCATGATGATGGAGGAGACCCGGCTCGGCATTCCGGCGCTGTTTCATGAGGAGTGTCTGGTGGGGCTGCTGTGCAAAGATGCAACCTTGTTCCCGTCGTCGCTGAACTACGGTTCCACCTGGGACCCGGCGCTGGTGCAGCGCGCGGCGGAGCAGATTGGTAAAGAGGCCCGATCCGTCGGTTGCCAGCAGGGGCTGGCCCCGGTGCTGGATGTCTCGCGCGATGTGCGCTGGGGACGGACGGAAGAGACATTTGGGGAAGATCCGTGGCTGGTAGGGGTGATGGCGACGGCGTACGTGAAGGGGTTGCAGGGCGATAAGCGCGATCTGCTGGCGACCCTGAAACATTACGTCGGCCACTCCTTCAGCGAAGGGGCGCGCAACCATGCGCCGGTCCATCTCGGTTTCAGCGAGCTAAACGATACCTTCCTGCTGCCGTTTGAGATGGCGGTGAAGCTGGCCAACGCCGGTTCGGTGATGCCAGCCTATCACGACATTGATAATCAGCCAGGGCACAGCGACCATTTCCTGCTCACTACCGTGCTGCGTGAACAGTGGGGCTTCGACGGCATTATCGTGGCGGATTACGGCGGCGTCAGCCTGCTGCACCAGCACCACGGAATTTCTCACGATCCAGCGGAATCGGCGGCGCTGGCGTTTAACGCCGGGCTGGACGTGGAATTGCCGAAGGATGACTGCGCGCGTCATCTGGCGGAAGCGGTAGAGCGTGGGCTTATCTCAATGGCGAAAGTGGATGAGATTGTGGCGCGCGTGCTAAGTGAAAAATTCCGTCTCGGGCTGTTTGAAAAACCGTACGCCGACGAAGACGGCATCGATTTGCAGAGTGAGGCGACCCGGCAGGTGGCGCGCGAGGTGGCAACAAAATCGATCACGCTGCTGGAAAACAACGGCATATTACCTCTCGGCGGAAAACCCCGTGTAGCGGTGGTGGGGCCGACGGCTGACGATCCGCTGGCGCTGCTGAGCGGCTACAGCTTCCCGGTTCACCTGATCATCAGCGATATGGTTGAAGAGACCTCACAGGTAACGACGCCGCGCGCGGCGCTGGAACAGTACCTTGGCGCATCGCTGATACGTTACGCCAAAGGGTGTCACATTATCGAAAAACGGATGGCGGGCGCGCCGGTGTTCCCGGGCGACAGCGGCGGTAAACCGATACAGCAATCGCCGGTTTCACAACGTATGGATCTGATCCCCGACGCCGTAAGCGCGGCAAAAGAGAGTGACGTGGTGATAGCCTGCGTCGGCGATCTCGCCGGGCTATTCCAGAGCGGCACCGTGGGGGAAGGCTCGGATACGGATTCGCTAAACCTGCCGGGCGTGCAGCAACAGCTGCTGGAGGCGCTGGTGGCAACCGGTAAGCCGGTGATTGTCGTCATGACGGGCGGGCGTCCTTATAACCTTCAGGGGCTGGAAGAGAAGGTGGCCGCGCTGATGATGGCCTGGGCGCCGGGGCAGGAAGGGGGCTGGGCGATTGCCGATGTCTTAACCGGCCGCGCGGAGCCGCAGGGCAGGCTGGTAGTGAGCGTGCCGAAAAACGCCGGGGCGATGCCGTACTACTATAACCACAAGCTGAAAAGCGGCGGCACGCCGTTTGCGTTCCATTTCGGCGCACTTTACCCGTTCGGTTACGGTCTCGGCTGGACGCAGTTTCGCTGGGGCGCGGCCCGCCTGGCTGAAAGCCGCGTCCCGATCGACGGAGAGGTGGCGTTAAGCGTCGATATCACCAACACCGGCGAGCGCAGCGGCAGCGAAGTGGTACAGGTGTACGTACGCGATAAGGTCGCCACGCAGGTGCGTCCGCTTCAGGAGCTGAAAGCGTTCCAGCGCGTTACGCTTTCACCGGGAGAAACCGCCACGCTGACCTTTACCCTGCCGGTGGAGATGTTTAATTTCACCCGCCGGGACGGAAAGCGAATTGTCGAGCCAGGGGAGTTTGAGCTACAGGTTGGCGCGTCCTCGGCGGATATTCGCGCGGTGGTGAACGTGCAGGTAAGCGGAAAGACGCGGGTACTGGCGGGGGATTGGCGGATGCTTAGTCGCTGTGACATTACACTGGCGTAA
- a CDS encoding MFS transporter: MTISSVLRTKDKIGYGLGDMASALVWQTATLFLAYFYTDVFGLPAAIMGTMFLVVRVVDAFVDPCIGALVDRTQTRHGRFRPWLLWFAIPFGVSCLITFYVPDAGQTAKIVYACVTYAILSLIYSAINVPYCAMPGALTLDPRERHSLQSWRFGLSFIGGLIVTVIALPLVSLLGQGNVQKGYFYAMSLMGLLGIVLFFCCFFMTRERYSPRNDTSGSMLTDLKLLAANSQWRIVFLFNILLLTAVVTRGSATMYYVNYVLLRPELVFAFIVSGMMASLSGALLSERLLGKFDRVRAYQWTIISFVIFGALIFFIPPSQVWLIFSLNIVFSFIQNLTTPLQWTMFSDVVDYEEHRSGRRLDGLVFSTALFAIKFGLALGGAVVGWVLGMVDYAPGQANQAPHVLATINALFTLIPCALFLCMVALLAIYKLNSRLVDSIARELASKRDSRNDAGQLSPATQSALQE; the protein is encoded by the coding sequence ATGACAATCTCCTCTGTATTACGTACCAAAGATAAAATAGGTTATGGCCTCGGCGATATGGCCAGCGCGCTGGTCTGGCAAACGGCAACGTTATTTCTCGCTTATTTCTATACGGACGTATTCGGTTTGCCTGCCGCCATTATGGGCACCATGTTTTTAGTGGTGCGCGTGGTCGATGCGTTTGTCGACCCGTGCATTGGCGCGCTGGTGGACCGCACTCAGACCCGCCACGGTCGTTTTCGTCCCTGGCTGCTCTGGTTTGCCATTCCGTTTGGCGTGAGCTGCCTGATTACCTTCTACGTACCGGATGCCGGGCAGACGGCGAAAATTGTCTATGCATGCGTAACCTATGCCATCCTGAGTCTGATCTATTCCGCGATTAACGTCCCTTACTGCGCCATGCCCGGCGCGCTGACGCTCGATCCGCGTGAACGTCACTCGCTGCAATCCTGGCGCTTTGGCCTGTCGTTTATCGGCGGGTTGATTGTAACGGTCATCGCGCTGCCGCTGGTCTCATTATTAGGCCAGGGGAATGTGCAAAAAGGCTATTTCTATGCCATGAGCCTGATGGGGCTGCTGGGCATTGTTTTATTCTTCTGCTGCTTCTTTATGACCCGGGAGCGTTACTCGCCGCGCAATGACACCTCCGGTTCGATGCTGACGGATTTAAAACTGCTGGCCGCCAATAGCCAGTGGCGAATAGTTTTCCTGTTTAATATTTTACTGTTAACCGCCGTCGTGACGCGTGGCTCTGCGACCATGTATTACGTTAACTATGTTCTGTTACGTCCGGAACTGGTTTTTGCCTTTATTGTTTCCGGCATGATGGCCTCCTTAAGCGGCGCATTATTATCTGAACGCCTGCTGGGGAAATTTGACCGGGTGCGTGCCTATCAGTGGACCATTATTTCTTTCGTTATTTTTGGCGCGCTGATTTTCTTCATTCCGCCTTCGCAGGTGTGGCTGATATTCAGTCTGAATATTGTGTTTAGCTTTATTCAGAACCTGACCACGCCGCTGCAATGGACCATGTTCTCCGATGTGGTGGACTACGAAGAACACCGTAGCGGCCGCCGCCTGGACGGGCTGGTCTTTTCAACCGCCCTGTTTGCCATCAAGTTTGGGCTGGCGCTGGGTGGGGCGGTGGTCGGTTGGGTGCTTGGCATGGTGGATTACGCTCCGGGTCAGGCAAACCAGGCGCCTCATGTTCTTGCAACCATCAATGCCCTGTTCACCCTGATCCCCTGCGCGCTGTTCCTCTGCATGGTGGCGCTCCTAGCTATCTACAAACTTAACAGCCGGCTGGTGGACAGCATCGCCCGCGAGCTGGCCAGCAAACGCGATAGTCGAAACGATGCGGGGCAGCTCAGCCCGGCAACCCAATCCGCACTACAGGAGTAA